In Gossypium hirsutum isolate 1008001.06 chromosome A10, Gossypium_hirsutum_v2.1, whole genome shotgun sequence, the DNA window TTCGTGAAAATATTCATCCATTTCTATAGTTAAAAACTGACGTGGTTGATAAATAACCGGTAGTACGTATTGTGTTACGTGTACCTCATTTTGACTTACATGGACCAGTTTTTATTtgtagaaatgaataaaattttaataaaaagactAGTTTCATCTTAAATCtaacatatagggactaatttgctcattttttgagtaaatgggACAAAATATAATTTGACTCCTAATACAAGGATCTCTATAATACTTTTATCGCGAAATATGTATGTTTATGCATATTAGAAGCTCTGCTGGTAAGGCTGTGTTGGAATATGCAGGCAGAAGGAAAGGAGTAGGTTATTTTCTATATGGGATGGCTCTCAATCTTTTTCTATCATGGTAATTGTAAAGTGAATTCCATACATAATATTACAATAATTTTCAATCTATGATGACGACAATACGGAAGATGGTTATGGAGCACTCAAGAATCGAGCAAGGCCAATATTGGTTTTGTGAGTGCACCACTTCGATGCAACGTGAAAGACGTGACTTTTTATATTTTCCCCCATTGGATAAGGCGCAAAGATAGGCAACTTGGCTATTTTTTAAGCCCCCAAGATTATCTGTGTTTTCTCACAGTAATCAATGACAagatacatatatacatacatacatacatacataaaacCCTTTTATAATTTTGCTGAGTTGAACAATTAGGAACTTCACTACTGAACTGCATATTTTGATGGAAAAGAATACTTGAATTAAAAGTTCATAGTTTGCTAGAAAGTGGAATCTAATTCCTGAAGTGCCTACAGCTGCATCCATGCCTATGTGGATAGAAGATTAACACCAAAAAGAGACAAACAAATGAACAGATCACATTAGTATTGGTATTAAGCTTGTTTGGTAGCTATTAAAAGTATGCAATATAGACAAAATCTAATTTGTCCGATCCCAAGTATTGGGCATAGATTAAGGCAATAAAAATGCTTGAACCCACCAACAGATGATTGTATAAGTGGAAGTGGaactcttttttaaatatttggattAAATTCGAATTTGAAGTCATTAATATTAGAAGGGTTTTACCTAAATATCACTTAGGCATGGCTTAAACAGGATTAGACTCTGATTGTAAAACAGAAAGAGAAATCTGTAATTATATGAAAACCTGAATTGACCAAAACCCCAAAACCATACCTAAATATCAACTAGTATCAATAACAATCGGCTAAAAGTAGTTTGTAATACTCCACGAACTTACAATAAGCCAAAATTAATGTTGGCTCGTTGCTGTTTGACATGTTTATTGGCAAGAGCTTAGTGAGAACAAAATCCCTTTGTATTTTCATTTGGTTCTATCAAGTGGAAAATATGGCTTTGCCTGTCAGATGACAATTTACAGTGGGGTGATTGATTAACAATTACTCATCCACTTTGTAATAAAATTAGATTATAGGAAGTATATAAATATGGAAATAAAACCCTCTCAAACTTCCATGTCAAAGCACAAAGGTTGTCATTTTAGCATCTTCAACAACAATGTTGATCTTTAGGTGTCTGGTATGTGTTACCTTGGTCTTTCTTTTGTCTGCAGGATCGGAGAGTCGGACCTTGACGGGGAATAGGAGTCGAAATCAACCGATTCTGGCCTTAAGACGGTACCTGAATGAAGAAGCTAAGAAAAACCAGTTTGAGCAGGTTAAGAGAACAAGTCCTGGGGGACCTGATCAGCACCATCACTTAATATATAACTAGAAATTATATAATTTTCCCTTCTTAAAGTGGATTTGGTCTTGTTCATATCTTGCTTTCTACTTTCTTTGTTGAATATGGGGGAACAAAGCATCAAAATGTGGTACTTGCAACAGGTTAAATATAACATTGGTGTCTTGTCCCTCATGTTTCAAGTGAAAAAAAATCCACATTTTGATGCTTTGTTCCCTATATTCAAGAAAgaaaggaaatatatatataaacaaggtAAAATCCACATTAAAAGAAGGGAAATATGAAAAATTCCTATTCTAATTGAACATTGTAGGTGCACATATGCTTGTATACTATCTTTGAGGGATGGATGGAAATTATGAATGTTTTCGctttttttcttatagttttcTAATAAGCTATTCTAAGTAATTTGCAGATAATATGAATTTGATATGTTGAAATTCATTACATATGGCGAAAACAAGTCACTTTTTAATTTGGGATCAACAGAAGACAAAAATAATCAAAGGCAAGAATGAGTTCAATTAAGTTTGGGGTTTTAAATCTTTTTGAGAATGACTTCATGCAAAGATGACGGTGCAGACAAGTTTTTTAATGGAAAGGAATGATCAAACCTAAAGATCATGTGGGGATCTTGAAACAAATGCTTCAACCTTTGTGCAATTTGAGGGATAATTAAAGCTTATCAGGTAATGGTAGGAAGAGCCATACAACCCTTCGtggaaaacaaaaacaaaatatatcCCTTGGAAATTTTCCAAACTTTGCATACGCAATATGATTCTTTCCTGTGCTGTGAAATCATGATGGGCTACTTTCCACGGTCCTATCTGACTTGGCCAGAACTTCTTTTTTCATCAAATTCATAGAACAAGCTTACAAGTTATCGAGGATCAAGTCTCAAATAAATGTACAAGATAAGCAGTAAAAAATCAAGTATAATAAGTTCGATACAAATCGTACAAACAGAAGAAGAATACGCTTAAAACTTCATTTTCAAGAAAAGAACATAATTCGCTTGATTCAGGCCATCGTTGCCAATGAAGAGAAAGCAAGAGCAGTGATATGGTTTTCAGTCAACAGGATGGAGAAACCACCTTGATGCATAGAGGTCATAGGTCACGAAGGGTGAGACACTCATGTCCCTTCCCTTTGGTGGGTGATTATATGTCCGCGAATGATCAAGGTGCTTCTAGCTTTGTGATTTAGGTTTTCAGAGCAGCCGCTCACGACACATTGGCTGTCCACAGAGCACGAAAATATTGAAGGTTCAGGTAACTGGTTGAGACAATACAATTATTAGAGAATTTGTTAATTGATCATTATTTCTTATAAAGTAACATCGGCTTTTAGGCTATATTTTTTTTCTACTTAGataattaaagtttttttttaaagtgaaacTTAAactatcaatttctttttttaataaaaaaattatcaattttgtcTCATTTTACTCCCAAACACGATATTTTATTAGATTTATATGCttttttagataaaataaaacgaaattgatattatatgtaccacttttgacaaaaaaaaaattttaaatacttgagTGAGAAAACGGTATAATTTAAAAGTCAATTTTGTAATTAAGCTTAAAAAAAAGTTTCTCATTTCTAGTGTAATAACGGTTCAAGAATGTTTTTTCTTATATTGTAAAAGAAATATGGACGAGATGAGACTTGAATATGCCTTCAAAAATTATGGGTTGTAAATGCTCATATTTTGGATAGGTTGAACTTGACAAACGCAAAACTTCTTAATACATGTCAACGTCCCCATGAGTACGTCTAATAGTGAAATAGAATTGGATAGAGTTTTGATTATTAGTGGACAAAGTGAGGTGCCCATGGTGTCAAAGTGCAGGTAGAGGAGCTAAATCATGTCCTGCTGTGGTGGGAACTTTTTAAATGGTGGAACAGGAAGGGCTTGATGGGGtgttaaaagaatgaaaaaggagACGTATCTAGGCCCATTTTACGTTCTTTGAAGAGAATCTCTAAACATCACAAAAAACAAGAGCATGAAGGTAAGATTCGTTTGTTCAAGTTTTTCGACTTCCCTAGGATCATCTCTTGCCAAGTTAACACAAATCCTATTAATTATCAAGTAACCACTCACCATTAAGATCTCATATTGCTCTCCTGCCTTCAAACAAGGAAGCATACCCCcaacaacaaaaaaagaagaaagaaactaATTCTTCTACCACTATTACTTCTTTATCGAGGACTAAAGACATACAATGTTGTGCCCATACTTATCAAAATTCCCCATTCTTTAGAGAAGTCCAGAAGCTGACATGGATAtgcaaaacaaaataaacgaGCTATGAATTGaaaaacaaactcttttatttattgCTGATATATAATGAAATATTCACTGGTATTATTAACTTTTTTAGGTCTTGAAGTCTTTTAACTACTGCTGAAAAGCCTTAAGTGGGTCATCATGGTCAATATCAGCAAAAAGTGGGAGATCAGCTTTTAGCTTTTCCAGGCTTAAACCTCTCTCTTCCAGCTTTTTCATCACTTCCTCAAATACAACTTTGTTGCCTTCCTTTGTGAGGTGCAAACCATCGCTGCAGTTCCAGTTAAACAGCATATCAGCAAAAATGGCATATGATTATTTCTGCCACAAACCAACAATCGAGACCCCCCAAGGCTAATTTTCGTACTTGGTCTAGAAGCTGATATCTAGTACTAGAATGTGTACATTAGAATCTGTATGTGAGAGTAAAAGTATGCATTGAAAATTATTGAAAACTACCTAAGATAAGCTTTGCGCCAGTCAGGATATTGCTGCATCCTGGTCCACAGATCCACCACAGGGATCCCACATTCTTCAGCTGTTTCAACACATGCCTTGGCAAAAGAGCCGGCAGCTTCATTTGTCCTCTCGGGAAAACCCGATGGGTTCTCAACAAAAGGATGTCTGCATCAACACAAATTcgttttctttcaagtacatgcGTATTAAAGATATTGTGCAATGTACCCATGCTGGCAAAGTGGAAGAACATATGTACCTAAGGCGTCCATCTTCATCAATCGGAGGAGGGGTAATTAGGAGTATGAGTGTTTTTGGCCACTGCTTCTATAACCCCCAAAAGACAAGGCAAAGAGGAAAAAATCTATAAGTAGGATcagcacatatatatacacttaatCCATAAGATCATACTACTGTTTTGGTgaccatatatatttatatatattctatgATTTCAAAGCCAGAACGTTGTTAGTGGAATCAATTTCAAAAGGCATATTAAAATGGATCAATCAGTCTTTCCACAATATGTTGAGCTTCCCACGTTTGCTTTAAAAAGCTAATCGATTAACTTCATTAATCGAGGGGCATGAAGTAGAGTCATAAAGGCATTAGATTTTTTTAAACATGAATATGTAAAAGACTTTTCATCCAATCAAGAGAAGACAAAACCATTCATCACAATCAACAAAAAGCAACATTGCTTGTGACATTGGGCGTCATATATAACTGAAAAGCCCCATAAAGAAAGTATATGATATTTATACCAATTAATTGGTCTCATCTACCCTTTAGCCTTTGTAATTCACATGATTATtgacaaaaaattaataaattagtgTTACTTAATCTTTTTGCtaaaaattctatctattttAACAAATCAGTCTCTATACGTCAGTGTGagatacatatattatttaattatgttgtCAGCTATGgtagtttttaataataaaaatgaatgaaattttaagaagaaaatcTAATTTTGATCTAATATATTAAGACTAATTAGTAACAAAATATTCTCCAAAGACCTAATATGTAATATAGAAACTTCCATCACATTTTTAACTAATGCACAGTATATAGTACTTGCTAAATTCTAAGAAAGATCACTGCTCACTGCTCATGGTTTTGAATGAGATTATTCAAGTTTTTTCTTTCaatataaaaaacaattaaagagagATATATATTTAAGCCAAGTGGCGAACAATAACAGCGACAACTGGGCCTCACCCACCCACTCTTTCATGGCTGACCAAACAAAGTCCATGGCTCTTTCTACCAAATAACGTTAGGAAACTGTCTTACTAGACCACAACACAGTGCCAAGCACGCAATGTCCTAAATTATCATACGAATATTCAGATcataagaaaagaacaaaaagccAAAAACAAAAAGATCACACAGTTCCACCCTTTGTTTTGTCTCTTCGTCTACGTGAGAGTTACTTGAAAAATACACAGTGCCTGCCTTTTGATCCTAAAGTTCTTACAATCATCTGCTGTTTACGCAGTAGAAAATTGATCGTCAATGAGTTTAACATGCTTAATGTGCTACCATATTTACTTGATGTAGAAAAAAGTTAGATAAAGATGTGATAAGTGAACCTTGAGGGAAGAGACGATGGAGTGTAGGTTCTGCTTGTACTCATCAAGTGGGACGTGTTGGAAAGCAGCGTATCTATCAGGAAGGCAAGCATCATTAGCTCCAAAAAACACGGTTAACGCAACTGGCGGCGCAGCAGCAGCACCGTCGTGACCCACCGTGGGAAAAACCCTATCAAGTACCTTCAGCGCCCACCTTGTATTGTACCCACTATACCCTCTCAGCACCACATCAAGCTGTAAACCAGAAAACccacatattcaatatcaataAAGACTTTATATATAACTGATAATCAATATATATACCGTCCGACAGAAATGGTTGGCGAGAGCAGCACCCCAACCACCGTCAGCAAAGGAAGCCTCTGTGATTGAGTCTCCAAAAAGATAGATCGTCGGCCTCATGTTTGAGtagcaaaaagaaaaatgatCAAAATCTTCTTCAGAGAACACTGTGAGATCTGAGAAGAAGAACCAAAAACTTTTAACAACAACACTAAATTGCCTTCGTATTTTTGTTACAAAAAGTTTGGGTATTATTAAATTCTCACCACCAACTCAGTTGCACGAGAGAGAGAGGGGAAATACTGACAAGATCAGGTTAAGATTAAAGAAAGGATGTGATTTTAAAAACGTAAAAGACTGAAACTGTGAAGAGTCTGAGTTGGTAGTTGATGTGACTGTTTTTGGACTTTACATTAAATTCTGTCTTGTTGTTTGTGATATCAGGAAGTAACTGAAATTAATGGAGTAATTGCCTATCAATGATCTATATATTTTCTCTAACAGTTTCTCTACCTATACCTTTCCCCTCTCTGCATCAGGACTTTCatctcttttcttctattttagcTTTAATGGCAATTGGGGAAAGCATTCATAATTTTGCTGGGCCAACCATGCGTCCATGCCTCACACcaacataatatttatatatcatcagaacctctttttttttttcttggacCTCCCCAATTTGCATTGCACATTTgaatatttatgatattttatttatattttataaattcggATAATATAAATttagataatatttaaattttaaaattactattatgaATTCGAATTTACATTACTTATTTGGATAATATAAATAGAATTCGAATATATAAATTCAACTGTTACAAAatgtttacatttttattattggaaccaaaaaaaattaaaaattttaaaaatatttttttttagatttgaaTGTTTGACAAATAATAGTATTTAATTAGGATtcgaatttaaataataatttttaaataatttatgaataaataaatttttaaataaatctataaagtcaaattcgaataattgtaaaaaatacatataaaaaacatggacaaaacttgtttaatattttttttcattcaaatttaaaataaaaaatttaatttctcaCCAACGTGAGAAATTAGATGTGATTTATTTAGCATGATTCTTGTTAtaattgaaaaaaacaaaaagcttAATTATGCATGGAACCTTGTCCTGATCGAATTCCTTATTATTTTAGAAACAGTAATTAGGAATTAAGTCAATGGCTTATGGGTAGTGGGTGATATTAAAGgtaatataatatatgtattgaTGTGTGGTGTGGGCAGTTAAAGGTGAGttggttttaaataaatattttgagtatataataagaaaaaaggacaataaattgaataagaaaaacaaattaaaaaaaaaagacaaaagcaAAATGACAAGTactatatgttaaatttatttaatgtgAACTCCAATTAAGATCCCTTGTTAACACACGACACAAAAGTAACATAGGATGATGTCCCAATTATGTTAATTAgattttttgttattaaaattattaattacacAGTTAAGTGACACATtataagtataatttaaaattgaaaatttgaattggggcctaaaaaccttaatttttaggATTATCTTAATATAAGTAATTATTCCTATATTAATATATCATATTTCACACAGTtgatataacttttaatttttgttgaaaattcgAAATCCATAATAATATAATGCATATGAAATTAAGAACATAGGAACCCATGGTAacgatattaattatttagtttttaatttgaatttgagggttaatttgataaaatttcataattaccTTAAGATATGAGCAATTAACTTTCATTGGATCAACCATAAAATCTAAAAATCGCTATGATCATATTgtatttaacaaaacaaaaacttaaataattttataatcaaGGGAGATGACAAGGGGCTGGTAGGGCTTTGACTCCCCTTAAATtaaaagtttatgttttggtcccTTTGAAAGTTATAAattatatggtaaaattacattttggcttccgaaatgattaaattttaactaatttctaaaaaatgtaaagttataagttaatataatggtaaaattgaattttgattttcaacTCAATTTTAGCTCCCAAGAAAAGCTTCTGCCTTCACCCTGTtcacaattaacactaaatttattctattaacaaaaccataaaaattcaaacctaacaatattactaataaatttcatcaaatcaatcTTAAGACctatattaaatactaaaaaattaatacTGATTATAtttgactattaaaatatattaacttaatcaaataaaagtaccccaatataaatattatattaaaaaatatcaaactcgTGTACTGGGAATTGATGCAAATCAAAGCGGATGGACCAACTTTGCTATAGCAAGCCGTCGAAGCAAGAGAAATCAAGTCATATTATGATGCTAGTAAACCCTCCAACAATCTCCTACTTTTGTAGAGCTGTTGCTCCCTGTAATTTCCACAAATTGTTTGCAATCAAGCTTAAAGTATACCTTATGTCTTGATAGGCACAAGAGATACCCAAACCAAAGTAATGATTAATGCTTGCTTagtattaatagaaaaaaaaatctaagtttAAACGTTGTTGGGAGaaacatatataaaatttgaaaaaaaaaagtaatactCATGAACCATGTCAAAtttgattgaattataaattgaatgatttaaaatatttattaaaaaatatatattttattaatcagTGGTTGAAGGTTTGATTTTCGTTCTGAAATTTAAAACTTGTGGCCAGCATCTACCTCCTTAATAAATTTACAGAATGCAAATGATTAATTATTAGACACGCTCCGATAAAtacattgaaaaataaaaaatatatttcattatttaaaaaatgtaaaatcatGCATCTTTTTTAAATATTGCTTTGGGTAAGGAGTATTCAAATAAAGTAAGTGGGACTCTATTGAGATTCTAACTAACATTATTTGTGTTTCTTTCTCAACAATCAAAGAGGAATTtgaattgctatgatttttattttattttattttattttatatatgttgttCAAAGTCCAATATTTGTTTATTTGTGCACGCCAACAAAGCTACTTTAATGGTCATTATTCAGTACCATATTCTACAATCATAATTTTATAACCATAATGTTACTATACACAAGGAAATCTCATCATTACTGAGGATTAGCATCTTTTAATTAGCATGGATGCTAAGCTCCTAGAAATTGTACTAAAAAGTTGGCCAAAATCAGGATTGGCCAATAGAATTCAATGATGGATGCCTATTAATCATGTGAGTTTATATGAAGACTTGGTAATTAGAATATATGGATTCAACAAAAGAAATTTACAATTTTGGACCAAAAAGTTCACAGACACAAGCTCATTATGGAAAGCAAATCATTATATTTATGGTAAATTATCACCATTGTGATTTT includes these proteins:
- the LOC107924924 gene encoding GDSL esterase/lipase At5g45920, whose translation is MRPTIYLFGDSITEASFADGGWGAALANHFCRTLDVVLRGYSGYNTRWALKVLDRVFPTVGHDGAAAAPPVALTVFFGANDACLPDRYAAFQHVPLDEYKQNLHSIVSSLKKQWPKTLILLITPPPIDEDGRLRHPFVENPSGFPERTNEAAGSFAKACVETAEECGIPVVDLWTRMQQYPDWRKAYLSDGLHLTKEGNKVVFEEVMKKLEERGLSLEKLKADLPLFADIDHDDPLKAFQQ